The following proteins come from a genomic window of Vigna radiata var. radiata cultivar VC1973A unplaced genomic scaffold, Vradiata_ver6 scaffold_161, whole genome shotgun sequence:
- the LOC106779808 gene encoding protein SCAR1 isoform X1, whose amino-acid sequence MPLVRLQVRNEFSLGQPELYREASREDPKAVLDGVAVAGLVGILRQLGDLADFAAEVFHGLQEQVLTTASRSHRLMVRVQNIEASLPALEKAVLAQTSHIHLAYTAGCEWHQRIKPAQNHFIYNDLPHFIMDSYEECREPPRVHLLDKFDTGGPGSCFRRYSDPTFFKRISADSDESYIEKTEKARKSHKSKKKRSGRNGEILRGEQRHSTSGRMQSVSSAINGRTSSSQTASTIDMRTKSDLEHYSNSFDSKSGAGYIECVFHPSDSVRSDVPDYKEPSSSRLTQKTDTLPSVSSHIEDRISHDLLEKRVASTTSGVTWDEKEEIVESKSQASDIDKTPEERHVEKHDSDMIVNEDVTMTNIDHNHILFNEESNPKLVSNRVQTGDIDSEPDNYEDALNTIESESENDIDYITKREVQQFTSNGTHGNTESPPNLLHNNVSDVISQTEYTVPTNDETVKDFAESLKENHVLDLVSKPNASNLVSVSPSDFLDSENLTRDAASVNKEAFRDLPESLQDTLLTSEPHASNSAPVSPSDVSYGEEMTRDPVSFNIEMFGNLSDSLQEILPLTSESNASDLGLESPSDVLYSEEITGDIVCFNKETFRNSPELQEITPLTSEPHSSNLGSGNPSDFTCNEETTRDTVSVNKEMFSNLPDSVEEVPLCTSGPHAPNLSSVTPSDVSVSKEIANTITESHPSKTPTREQVPHTDGNSVLDHSVCTDNYIGPTSVNDAVSAPIETNVSFFGSNSTTLPDEEAGKINSNKYEETRKESLADHSVRFWTNGGLLGLEPSKPPDFNKSNSISQGPLSTKDEPDGASGHNTMQKSNVYKEEQESTSEEVAEKGRTSRFVTCHDDDQACTSEKTNGNSLQSNGFGQTERNGSGEIRVIAPGSGLPVVPDTKDSTESDQGNGENSSRVFGLSRRLLINSFQRKVSFDEKSEHYNSLKQVLLEQSGENGIVGQSFPETTTFKEKDGSVYPIKSLPPSPPLEHMKISFHPIIGLETSKLKLKFPDGNNRRESVNDIFPSFQLVPESSSIPLDGSVSHSDDDDTFCRSSPYISDDCRSPRSDYNSDQWESDETPGSSDHGVHDSPCRKSSIESVSNDDTNVKSGNGTCTANGMEHSLSRPLLDFPSYDNVNPALEKESKKLSKFNNAVTPHGHAEPTAPPPPPPLPPTQWWVSKPQLDMTNETLHCIYEDVELVNDHSLPDSTVFQQPRFTKVEQIQINDDGHESYENIIYNLKNKHFLQPDQQKLKGQKETNQLRMGKETDEREDFLYQIRTKAFNLRPTVTGKSNDATGPTXNVKVTAILEKANAIHQVFVNTPLLSIM is encoded by the exons ATGCCTCTGGTGAGGTTGCAGGTGAGGAATGAGTTTAGTTTGGGGCAGCCTGAGTTGTACAGAGAGGCCAGCAGAGAGGACCCTAAAGCTGTTTTGGATGGTGTGGCTGTCGCTGGTCTTGTTGGGATCTTGAGGCAACTCGGTGATCTTGCTGA tttTGCGGCAGAGGTTTTTCATGGTCTGCAGGAGCAAGTATTGACAACAGCTTCCAGGAGTCATAGATTGATGGTTCGTGTTCAAAACATTGAAGCTTCTCTACCTGCCTTGGAGAAGGCTGTTTTGGCACAAACAAGTCATATACATTTAGCTTACACTGCTG GTTGTGAATGGCATCAACGCATAAAACCTGCCCAAAATCATTTCATATACAATGACTTGCCTCATTTTATTATGGATTCATATGAAGAATGTCGTGAACCTCCACGTGTACACTTGCTTGATAA ATTCGATACTGGTGGCCCAGGATCTTGTTTCAGGAGATACTCAGATCCaaccttttttaaaagaatatctGCTGATTCAGATGAATCTTACATTGAGAAGACTGAGAAAGCAAGGAAATCTCATAAAAGCAAG AAGAAAAGGTCAGGAAGGAATGGAGAAATTTTAAGGGGTGAACAGAGACATAGCACTAGTGGCAG AATGCAATCTGTTTCTTCTGCTATCAATGGCCGGACTTCTTCCTCACAAACAGCCTCCACTATAGATATGAGAACGAAGTCAGATCTAGAACATTATTCAAATTCTTTTGATTCAAAGTCTGGTGCTGGCTACATTGAATGTGTTTTCCATCCAAGTGATTCTGTGCGTTCTGATGTGCCAGATTATAAAGAACCATCCTCTAGTAGGTTGACACAGAAAACTGATACTCTTCCATCAGTATCTTCTCATATAGAGGATAGGATTTCACATGATTTATTGGAAAAACGAGTTGCCTCTACTACATCTGGTGTTACTTGGGATGAAAAGGAAGAGATAGTAGAATCTAAAAGTCAAGCCAGTGATATAGATAAAACTCCAGAAGAGAGGCATGTGGAAAAACATGACTCAGATATGATTGTGAACGAGGATGTTACCATGACAAATATTGACCACAATCATATCCTATTTAATGAAGAAAGCAACCCGAAACTAGTCTCCAACAGGGTTCAAACTGGTGATATTGACAGTGAACCTGATAATTACGAGGATGCTCTCAACACTATTGAATCAGAATCTGAAAATGATATTGATTATATAACAAAACGAGAGGTTCAACAATTCACTTCAAATGGCACTCATGGAAACACTGAATCTCCTCCTAATTTACTGCACAATAATGTTTCTGATGTCATTTCCCAGACTGAATATACTGTTCCCACAAATGATGAAACAGTCAAGGATTTTGCAGAATCACTGAAAGAGAATCATGTTCTTGATCTTGTATCAAAGCCAAATGCATCTAATCTGGTATCTGTAAGCCCATCAGATTTCCTTGATAGTGAAAACTTAACAAGAGACGCTGCATCTGTCAACAAAGAAGCTTTCAGGGATTTGCCCGAGTCACTGCAAGATACTCTTCTTACATCAGAGCCACATGCATCTAATTCAGCACCTGTTAGTCCATCAGATGTTTCCTATGGTGAAGAAATGACCAGAGATCCAGTTTCCTTCAACATAGAAATGTTTGGGAACTTGTCTGATTCATTGCAAGAAATCCTTCCTCTCACATCAGAATCAAACGCATCTGATTTGGGACTGGAGAGTCCATCAGATGTCCTTTATAGTGAAGAAATTACTGGAGACATTGTTTGCTTCAACAAAGAAACGTTCAGGAATTCCCCTGAATTGCAAGAAATTACCCCTCTCACGTCTGAGCCACATTCATCTAATTTGGGATCTGGGAATCCATCAGATTTTACTTGCAATGAAGAAACGACCAGAGACACAGTTTCTGTAAACAAAGAAATGTTCAGTAATTTACCTGATTCCGTGGAAGAAGTTCCTCTTTGCACATCAGGCCCACATGCACCTAATTTGTCATCTGTTACTCCATCAGACGTTTCTGTTAGCAAAGAAATAGCCAATACTATAACTGAATCACATCCTTCTAAGACTCCTACCCGTGAACAGGTTCCTCACACAGATGGAAATTCTGTTTTAGATCACTCAGTATGCACCGATAACTATATTGGTCCGACTTCTGTTAATGATGCTGTGTCAGCTCCAATTGAAACCAATGTATCATTTTTTGGTTCTAATAGCACTACTTTGCCAGATGAGGAAGCAGGTAAGATCAACTCCAATAAATATGAAGAGACACGTAAAGAGTCTTTGGCTGATCACTCAGTTAGATTCTGGACCAATGGTGGATTATTAGGACTTGAGCCATCAAAACCTCCTGATTTTAACAAGTCAAATTCTATTAGTCAAGGGCCTTTGAGCACAAAAGATGAACCAGACGGTGCTTCAGGTCACAATACAATGCAAAAGAGCAATGTTTATAAAGAGGAACAGGAATCAACGTCAGAAGAGGTTGCAGAAAAGGGGCGAACTTCTAGATTCGTAACATGCCATGATGATGACCAAGCTTGTACCTCTGAAAAAACAAATGGCAATTCTCTGCAGAGCAATGGGTTTGGTCAGACCGAAAGGAACGGATCAGGGGAAATCAGAGTAATTGCTCCTGGAAGTGGTCTTCCAGTGGTCCCTGATACAAAGGATAGCACTGAATCCGACCAAGGAAATGGTGAAAACTCATCACGAGTGTTTGGACTCAGTCGTAGATTGCTAATAAATAGTTTTCAACGGAAAGTTTCATTTGATGAAAAATCTGAACATTATAATTCTCTGAAACAAGTTCTATTGGAACAAAGTGGAGAAAATGGTATTGTGGGACAGTCATTTCCTGAGACAACCACTTtcaaagagaaagatggttctGTATATCCTATAAAGTCACTTCCCCCTTCACCTCCACTTGAACATATGAAAATATCTTTCCATCCCATCATTGGACTAGAGACCTCCAAACTAAAACTTAAATTTCCTGATGGCAATAATCGTCGTGAAAGCGTAAACGATATATTTCCTTCTTTCCAGTTGGTCCCTGAATCTTCTTCCATTCCTCTGGATGGCTCAGTTTCTCACTCTGACGATGATGACACTTTCTGTAGATCATCTCCGTATATATCCGATGATTGTCGAAGCCCTCGATCTGACTATAACTCTGATCAATGGGAATCTGATGAAACTCCTGGAAGCAGTGACCATGGGGTACATGATTCTCCTTGCAGAAAGTCATCAATTGAGTCTGTGTCCAATGATGATACCAATGTTAAAAGTGGAAACGGTACTTGTACGGCTAATGGCATGGAGCATTCTTTATCCAGGCCTTTACTTGATTTTCCAAGTTATGATAATGTTAATCCTGCACTtgagaaagaaagtaaaaagcTTTCCAAATTCAACAATGCTGTTACGCCACATGGGCATGCAGAGCCTACGGCACCTCCACCGCCACCTCCACTTCCTCCAACGCAATGGTGGGTCTCAAAACCACAGTTGGATATGACGAATGAGACATTGCATTGTATATATGAAGATGTTGAACTTGTTAATGATCACAGTCTTCCAGATTCTACTGTCTTCCAGCAACCTAGGTTCACCAAGGTTGAGCAAATACAAATTAATGACGATGGTCATGAGTCTTATGAGAACATTATATATAACTTGAAGAACAAG CATTTCCTGCAGCCGGATCAGCAGAAGTTGAAGGGTCAGAAAGAAACAAACCAGTTGAGGATGGGAAAGGAGACTGATGAACGAGAAGATTTCCTATATCAAATCAGGACAAAA GCCTTCAACCTGAGGCCCACAGTAACAGGAAAGTCAAATGATGCAACTGGTCCCACTNCCAACGTCAAAGTTACAGCAATTTTAGAGAAGGCAAATGCAATTCATCAGGTATTTGTCAATACACCCTTGTTATCTATTATGTAA